The following are encoded together in the Phaenicophaeus curvirostris isolate KB17595 unplaced genomic scaffold, BPBGC_Pcur_1.0 scaffold_249, whole genome shotgun sequence genome:
- the OTUB1 gene encoding ubiquitin thioesterase OTUB1, whose protein sequence is MAAEEPQQQPDPLGGDADGVNCLAYDEAIMAQQDRIQQEIAVQTPLVSERLELAELYKEYAPDDLVYQGKIKDLLQKYSHIRKTRPDGNCFYRAFGFAHLEALLEDGRELQRFKEVSARSKEELVAQGFTEFTIEDFHNTFMELIERVERRVPLPELLAAFNEPSVSDYLVVYLRLLTSGCLQRHRRFFEQFLEGGRSIKEFCQQEVEPMCKESDHIHIIALARALHVSILVEYMDRGEGGTTNPHVFPEGSQPRVCLLYRPGHYDILYK, encoded by the exons ATGGCGGCCGAGGAGCCTCAGCAGCAGCCGGATCCGCTGGGCGGGGACGCGGATG GCGTGAACTGCCTGGCGTACGACGAGGCCATCATGGCACAACAGGATCGCatccagcaggag ATCGCGGTGCAGACCCCGCTGGTGTCCGAGCGGCTGGAGCTGGCCGAGCTCTACAAGGAATACGCGCCCGACGACCTCGTTTACCAGGGGAAGATCAAG GACCTGCTCCAGAAGTACTCGCACATCCGCAAGACGCGCCCGGACGGGAATTGCTTCTACAGGGCGTTCGGCTTCGCTCACCTGGAGGCGCTGCTGGAGGACGGGCGGGAGCTGCAGAG GTTCAAGGAGGTCTCGGCTCGCAGCAAGGAGGAACTCGTGGCCCAGGGCTTCACTGAGTTCACCATCGAGGATTTTCACAACACG TTCATGGAGCTGATCGAGCGGGTGGAGCGTCGCGTGCCGCTGCCGGAGCTGCTGGCGGCTTTCAACGAGCCGAGCGTGTCCGACTACCTGGTGGTTTACCTGCGGCTGCTGACCTCGGGCTGCCTGCAGCGCCACCGCCGCTTCTTCGAGCAGTTCCTCGAGGGCGGCCGCAGCATCAAGGAGTTCTGCCAGCAG GAGGTGGAACCCATGTGCAAGGAGAGCGACCACATCCACATCATCGCCCTCGCACGAGCCTTGCACGTTTCCATCCTCGTGGAATACATGGACCGGGGCGAGGGCGGCACCACCAACCCCCACGTCTTCCCCGAGGGCTCCCAGCCCCGCGTCTGCCTCCTCTACCGCCCGGGCCACTACGACATCCTCTACAAGTGA
- the LOC138734801 gene encoding leucine-rich repeat transmembrane protein FLRT1-like — protein sequence MYRLFVRPRTRYPTPPRSIQPPNKDAPPLPFGPRLPPMAPPPFPPPPSASSGGAPHVVASSSSSSLVLVLLVGAAVGAACPAVCRCAGSRVYCNDRGLTAVPEGLPLGATTLFLQNNRIGDAGIPARLARLPALRVLYLYANALERLPEHLPPALRELHLQDNNVRGLCRRALARAPLLERLHLDDNSVSAAAIEEDAFADNRRLRLLFLSRNHLSSVPPGLPPALEELRLDDNRIHTIPLRAFRDLPALRRLVLDGNLLANQRMADDTFSRLQNLSELSLGRNALAAPPANLPRARLRRLSLAANAISHVPAGALARMRALERLDLSDNNLTTLPRGLFDDLGRLSHLGLRNNPWFCGCNLAWLRDWLRRRAPTGLEVKGLLCQAPARLRGLPVGELRGEMDACDAPAAGAASTSIVAASPGAMAASPASPGLWVQAAPGGALRVRWPPWPAGASLRLSWLRPGRGALTETLVRGERGEYVVRALTPRAPYRVCLSPLDPRGGGGGGGAAEPPRPPLCAQARAGDGLDAPSPPPPPRTAPLAVPPAMAAGAAVGAALLLGGLGGCWRRRRRRRRGGMMGGAPKARGGGLALRALRPPDDGGVRTVFPPLPPPPPLPHGARGTRGGRVPHGPQASPLFRAEAPPPLGAANGSVRTFQKGSAGRQWAREGAGLEPRGGGGGGAAAPANGSAEGAGPKGAGTNGIARGAGLGGLAANGSGGWAGLRRRRPMGAAGARPAF from the exons ATGTACCGGCTCTTCGTGCGACCTCGCACGCGttaccccaccccccccaggtCCATCCAGCCCCCCAATAAAGATGCG CCGCCGCTGCCGTTCGGACCCCG CCTCCCCCCCAtggcccccccccccttccctccccccccctcgGCCTCCTCGGGGGGGGCCCCCCACGTCGTCGcctcctcgtcctcgtcctccctcgtcctcgtcctcctgGTGGGCGCCGCGGTGGGCGCCGCGTGCCCGGCCGTGTGCCGCTGCGCCGGGAGCCGCGTCTACTGCAACGACCGGGGCCTGACGGCCGTGCCCGAGGGGCTCCCGCTGGGCGCCACCACCCTCTTCCTCCAGAACAACCGCATCGGCGACGCGGGCATCCCGGCGCGGCTGGCGCGGCTGCCGGCGCTGCGCGTCCTCTACCTCTACGCCAACGCGCTGGAGCGGCTGCCGGAGCACCTGCCGCCGGCGCTGCGCGAGCTGCACCTGCAGGACAACAACGTGCGGGGCCTGTGCCGCCGGGCGCTGGCGCGGGCGCCGCTGCTCGAGCGCCTGCACCTCGACGACAACTCGGTCTCGGCCGCCGCCATCGAGGAAGACGCCTTCGCCGACAACCGGCGCCTtcgcctcctcttcctctcgcGCAACCACCTCAGCAGCGTCCCGCCGGGGCTGCCGCCGGCGCTCGAGGAGCTGCGGCTGGACGACAACCGCATCCACACCATCCCGCTCCGCGCCTTCCGCGATTTGCCGGCGCTGCGGCGCCTGGTGCTGGACGGCAACCTGCTGGCCAACCAGCGCATGGCGGACGACACCTTCAGCCGCCTGCAGAACCTGAGCGAGCTCTCGCTGGGCCGCAACGCGCTGGCGGCGCCGCCCGCCAACCTGCCCCGCGCCCGGCTGCGCCGCCTCTCGCTGGCGGCCAACGCCATCAGCCACGTCCCCGCGGGGGCCCTGGCGCGGATGCGGGCGCTGGAGCGGCTCGACCTCTCCGACAACAACCTCACCACGCTGCCGCGGGGGCTCTTCGACGACCTGGGCCGCCTCAGCCACCTGGGGCTGCGCAACAACCCCTGGTTCTGCGGCTGCAACCTGGCCTGGCTGCGGGACTGGCTGCGCCGGCGCGCGCCGACGGGGCTGGAGGTGAAGGGGCTGCTGTGCCAGGCGCCGGCGCGGCTGCGGGGGCTGCCCGTGGGCGAGCTGCGCGGCGAGATGGATGCGTGCGACGCGCCGGCCGCCGGCGCGGCCTCGACCAGCATCGTGGCGGCATCGCCGGGCGCGATGGCGGCGTCGCCGGCGTCCCCGGGGCTGTGGGTGCAGGCGGCGCCCGGGGGCGCCCTGCGGGTGCGGTGGCCGCCGTGGCCGGCGGGCGCCTCGCTGCGGCTGAGCTGGCTGCGCCCGGGCCGCGGGGCCCTGACGGAGACGCTGGTGCGGGGCGAGCGCGGCGAGTACGTGGTGCGCGCCCTGACGCCGCGGGCGCCCTACCGCGTCTGCCTCTCGCCCCTCGAcccccgcggcggcggcggcggcggcggtgCCGCcgagcccccccggcccccgctCTGCGCTCAAGCCCGAGCCGGAGACGGCCTCgacgccccctccccgccgcccccgccgcggaCGGCCCCGCTCGCCGTGCCCCCCGCCATGGCCGCCGGGGCCGCCGTGGGCGCCGCGCTGCTGCTCGGGGGACTcgggggctgctggaggaggaggaggaggaggaggaggggggggatgATGGGGGGCGCCCCCAAAGCTCGGGGAGGGGGTTTGGCGCTGCGGGCGCTGCGGCCGCCGGACGATGGGGGGGTGCGAACCGtcttcccccccctcccgccgccgccccccctgccccacggcgccAGGGGGACCCGGGGGGGGCGCGTGCCCCACGG GCCTCAGGCCTCGCCCCTTTTCCGAgcggaggccccgccccctctcgGCGCCGCCAATGGAAGCGTCAGAACCTTCCAGAAAGGCAGCGCCGGGCGCCAATGGGCgcgcgagggggcggggctcgAGCcgcgcggggggggcgggggcggtgCCGCCGCtccagccaatgggagcgcggagggggcggggcctaagGGCGCGGGGACCAATGGGAtcgcgcggggggcggggctcgGCGGGCtggcggccaatgggagcggaGGGTGGGCGGGGCTAAGGCGGcgccggccaatgggagcggcGGGGGCGCGGCCCGCGTTCTAG
- the STIP1 gene encoding stress-induced-phosphoprotein 1 translates to MAEAQELKERGNRALAEGDVAAALRHYSSAIALDGSNHVLYSNRSAAYARAGDYSRALEDACRTVELRPDWAKGYSRKAAALEFLQRLEEAKATYEEGLKHQPGNTQLLEGLRGVEARLAERKLLNPFSAPDLLARLEGDPRTRALLGDPEYRALLEELRAHPAALGTKLQDPRVMATLSVLLGVELGGGEEEDEPPSPPTPAPAPPAPTPPPEELPENKKEAQREKELGNAAYKRKEFPAALAHYTRAEELDPSNMTYVTNQAAVYFETGEFERCRELCAKAIEVGRENREDYRQIAKAYARIGNSYLREERYKEAINSYNKSLAEHRTPEVLKKCQQAEKILKEQERLAYINPDLALEEKNKGNECFQRGDYPQAVKHYSEAIRRNPHEARLYSNRAACYTKLLEFPLALKDCEECIRLEPTFIKGFTRKGAALEAMKEFTRAGEAYQRALRLDPSCKEALEGQLRCARGRQDSPEEVKRRAMADPEVAQIMGDPAMRLILEQMQKDPQALSEHLKNPLIAQKIQKLMDVGLIAIR, encoded by the exons ATGGCGGAG GCGCAGGAGCTGAAGGAGCGAGGGAACCGGGCGCTGGCGGAGGGCGACGTGGCGGCGGCGCTGCGCCATTACTCGTCCGCCATCGCGCTCGATGGATCCAACCACGTTCTCTACAGCAACCGCTCGGCCGCCTACGCCCGCGCCGGAGACTACAGCCGCGCCCTGGAGGACGCCTGCCGCACCGTGGAGCTGCGCCCCGACTGGGCcaag ggcTACTCGCGGAAGGCGGCGGCGCTGGAATTCCTGCAGCGCCTGGAGGAGGCGAAGGCGACGTACGAGGAGGGGCTGAAGCACCAGCCCGGGAACACCCAGCTGCTCGAGGGGCTGCGCGGCGTGGAGGCGCGGCTGGCCG AGCGGAAGCTGCTTAACCCCTTCAGCGCCCCGGACCTGCTGGCGCGGCTGGAGGGCGACCCCCGGACGCGGGCGCTGCTGGGGGACCCCGAGTACCGGgcgctgctggaggagctgcggGCGCACCCCGCCGCCCTGGGCAC GAAGCTGCAGGACCCGCGGGTGATGGCGACGCTGAGTGTCCTGCTGGGCGTGGAGTTGGGGGGCGGCGAAGAGGAGGACGAGCCCCCATCGCCCCCCACACcggcccccgcgccccccgccccgacCCCCCCGCCTGAGGAGCTCCCCGAGAACAAGAAAGAG gcGCAACGCGAGAAAGAGCTGGGAAACGCCGCCTACAAGCGCAAGGAGTTCCCGGCCGCCCTGGCCCATTACACCCGCGCCGAGGAGCTGGATCCCTCCAACATGACCTACGTCACCAACCAGGCCG CCGTTTACTTCGAAACGGGGGAGTTTGAGCGTTGCCGCGAGCTGTGTGCCAAAGCCATCGAGGTGGGGCGGGAGAACCGCGAGGACTACAGGCAGATTGCgaa GGCCTACGCTCGCATCGGGAACTCCTACCTGCGTGAGGAGCGCTACAAGGAGGCCATCAACTCCTACAACAAGTCGCTGGCCGAGCACCGGACGCCCGAGGTGCTCAAGAAGTGCCAGCAg GCAGAGAAGATCCTGAAGGAGCAGGAGCGCTTGGCGTACATCAACCCTGACCTCGCGCTGGAGGAGAAGAATAAAGGCAACGAGTGCTTCCAGCGAG GTGATTACCCGCAGGCGGTGAAGCATTACAGCGAGGCGATCCGGCGCAACCCCCACGAGGCTCGGCTCTACAGCAACCGCGCCGCCTGCTACACCAAGCTGCTCGAGTTCCCCCTCGCCCTCaag GACTGCGAGGAGTGCATCCGCCTGGAACCGACCTTCA TCAAGGGGTTCACGCGCAAGGGGGCAGCGCTGGAGGCCATGAAGGAATTCACGCGGGCCGGGGAGGCCTATCAGCGCGCCCTGCGCCTCGACCCCTCCTGCAAG GAGGCCCTGGAGGGGCAGCTGCGCTGTGCGCGGGGGCGCCAGGACAGCCCCGAGGAGGTGAAGCGCCGCGCCATGGCCGACCCCGAGGTGGCACAGATCATGGGCGACCCGGCCATGCGCCTCATCCTCGAGCAGATGCAGAAGGACCCGCAGGCGCTCAGCGA GCACCTCAAGAACCCCCTGATCGCACAGAAGATCCAGAAGCTGATGGATGTGGGGCTCATCGCCATCCGGtga
- the LOC138734810 gene encoding fermitin family homolog 3-like produces MSGLRTASGEAIDGSFELQVEVEEGEAVGQPCPTAAPRPLALRVTGDLSVGGLMVLIAESLGSPRDWSDHALWWGQRGCWLLGASCSLDALGVGAAARLAFAPRHRPLLLRLPNRRRLRLRLCFARPVAHAVAQACALLGLGAPEELSLLRPLEEEEEEGGGQMGDPPLPDIDLSHLPPPRGETGGQFGGRGWRSRQAPRPPPPLPPEAVRALLAPRGGLRPTAAPRAPHGCPTARRTRLHARWLDSSRSLREQAVGPGAELLLRFKFPLGLELDPQRDARRLALLYEQGRWELLSGEIDCTQEEALIFAALQYHIDEGGISEEPAGGEDGDDLDAALSKLEMKLEGGPEPPEPLEEPEAELEEELEICRPPRLFRGFRRVRVQLKGGSLSYGRSPPTPGEPLQHLSLHSCTVTPEVDVEGQKFCIKLSVGESEGTSEVTLRCRDAPQYARWVSGCRAAAQGLPLRPTALGAEAQAVLGGLGGPGTLPHSGRPPPDPRVLLPHRFQRKMKAKQVAARVLSLLPPVAALPPGRARLRFLRAWSALPGFGLAYFLVRFRGARRDEVLAVGPSRLLRMELGGSVTRTWSLRALRQWDINWESQQVTLQLEGQVALGLRPLSASCRTLHEFLGGFICLGGGGDPRLLRRLLGDPAPR; encoded by the exons ATGTCGGGGCTGAGGACGGCGAGCGGCGAGGCCATCGACGGCTCCTTCGAGCTgcaggtggaggtggaggagggtgAGGCCGTGGGGCAGCCGTGCCCCACAGCCGCCCCACGGCCCCTCGCCCTCCGCGTCACCGGGGACCTCAGCGTCGGGGGGCTCATGGTGCTCATCGCCGAGAGCCTCG ggTCCCCCCGGGACTGGTCGGACCACGCGCTCTGGTGGGGTCAGCGGGGCTGCTGGCTGCTGGGCGCCTCGTGCTCGCTGGACGCTCTGGGCGTGGGGGCGGCCGCTCGCTTGGCCTTCGCCCCCCGGCATCGCCCGCTGCTCCTGCGCCTCCCAAACCGGCGGCGCCTCCGCCTGCGCCTCTGCTTCGCCAGGCCCGTCGCCCACGCCGTCGCCCAGGCCTGCGCCCTGCTCG GGCTGGGTGCCCCCGAGGAGCTGTCGCTGCTTCGGCctctggaggaagaggaggaggaggggggtgggCAAATgggggacccccccctccccgacATCGACCTCAGCCACCTGCCCCCGCCCCGCGGTGAGACCGGGGGGCaatttggggggaggggg TGGAGGAGTCGCCaggccccccggcccccccccccgctgccccccgagGCCGTCCGGGCCCTGCTGGCCCCACGGGGGGGGCTGCGCCCCACGGCCGCCCCGCGGGCcccccacggctgccccacggCACGACGCACGCGCCTGCACGCCAG GTGGCTGGACTCGTCGCGGTCACTGCGGGAACAGGCCGTGGGCCCCGGGGCCGAGCTGCTGCTGCGCTTCAAGTTCCCCCTCGGGCTGGAGCTGGACCCACAg cgGGACGCGCGGCGCCTGGCGCTGCTCTACGAGCAGGGGCGCTGGGAGCTGCTCAGCGGGGAGATCGACTGCACCCAGGAGGAGGCTTTGATCTTCGCCGCCCTGCAG TACCACATCGACGAGGGGGGGATCAGCGAGGAGCCAGCGGGCGGCGAGGACGGGGATGACCTGGACGCCGCCCTCAGCAAACTGGAGATGAAACTGGAGGGGGGGCCtgagccccccgagccactg GAGGAGCCTGAGGCcgagctggaggaggagctggagatcTGCAG gCCCCCCCGCCTGTTCCGGGGGTTCCGCAGGGTCCGGGTGCAGCTCAAGGGGGGGTCACTGTCCTATGGGCGCAGCCCCCCAACTCCGGGGGAGCCCCTGCAGCACCTCAGCCTGCACA GCTGCACGGTGACCCCCGAGGTGGACGTCGAGGGGCAGAAATTCTGCATCAAACTCTCGGTGGGGGAGTCAGAGGGGACGAGCGAGGTTACCCTGCGCTGCCGGGAC gccccccagtACGCGCGCTGGGTCTCGGGGTGCCGCGCGGCCGCCCAGGGGCTCCCCCTGCGCCCCACGGCGCTGGGGGCCGAGGCGCAGGCCGTgctggggggcttggggggcccggggaccctgccccatagcggccgcccccccccggacccccgcgtcctcctgccccaccgCTTCCAGCGCAAGATGAAGGCCAAGCAG GTGGCGGCGCGGGTGCTGTCGCTGCTGCCGCCGGTGGCCGCGCTCCCCCCGGGCCGCGCTCGGCTCCGCTTCCTCCGGGCCTGGAGCGCCCTGCCCGGCTTCGGCCTCGCCTACTTCCTCGTGCG GTTCCGGGGCGCGCGGCGCGATGAGGTTCTGGCCGTGGGGCCCTCGCGGCTGCTGCGAATGGAGCTCGGCGGCTCCGTCACCCGCACCTGGAGCCTCCGCGCCCTGCGCCAGTGGGACATCAACTGGGAGAGCCAGcag GTGACGCTGCAGCTGGAGGGGCAGGTGGCTCTGGGGCTGCGGCCGCTCTCGGCCTCGTGCCGCACGTTGCACGAGTTCCTGGGGGGCTTCATCTGCCTGGGGGGGGGCGGCGACCCCCGCCTGCTGCGGCGCCTGCTGGGGGACCCCGCCCCGCGCTGA